The nucleotide window GTATCAAGGCAGTTGTCCTATTTTTGCTCTTATTTTAGGCTATACTCAAACCGGTTTAATTCCGGGAATTTCTGCCGCCGGCGCAACTCCCCAAGATCGACAATATACCGCGATCGCTGATGCAGAATTTCTCGTCAAGGGTTGCGTTAAAACGCCCCAATATCCTTTACCTCCTCTAAACGTTGGGGTTTCTCCGGTTTATATCTCTCGTGCTGTTATAGAAGCGTTTAACATCCCCATTTATCTATTTAACGCCGGTTTACCCGATCCTCCTTCTGTTCCGTTTATCGACTTAGAGGGAATACCGGCTCATTGTCTGAGTTCGGGTCAAGCATTACCCTTAGATAAGGTCTATCATCTCTACACTCAAGGGGTAAAATGGGGAGAAAAATTAGCTCTGATCGCCCCAAAAAGCTATTTAATGATCGGTGAATGTGTGGTAGGAGGAACAACGACCGCTTTAGCTGTTTTGAGGGGTTTAGGGGTTGATGCTGCCGGTAAAGTCAATAGTAGTCATCCTCAGTGTAACCACGCTCAAAAATGGTCGGTTGTCCAACTCGGATTACAAAAATTAGGGACGTTATCCGATATTGATCCCTTTCGCTTAGTGGCGGCAGTCGGTGATCCGATGCAAATTGTCGCCGCCGGAATGGCGATCGCAGCGAGTCGAACCATCGGGGTAATGTTGGCCGGAGGGACTCAAATGTTAGCGGTTTATGCCTTGATTAAGTCTATTATTTCTCACTTTCAAGAAAGAGCTAATTTATCCCAACTGGTTGTAGGAACAACTCGCTGGGTGGCAGAAGATAAAAGCGGAGATACCATCGGATTAGCCCAATTAATCCCAAATGTGCCCTTATTAGCGACTCAACTTAATTTAAATCAGTCTCGTTATCCTCAATTACAGGTTTATGAGCAGGGATACGTAAAAGAAGGAGTGGGAGCCGGAGGCTGTGCGATCGCCTCTTATCTTTATCAAGGTTGGACTCAACAACAATTACTGAATGCAATTGAAAGTTTAATTGCTCAATCTGTTGAGATAAAAATAGAGCATAATAGCTAATAAATCCTTTTTAAAATTAACTAGCCCTAATTGTAGGGTGGGACGGGGCTTACAAGCTGCGCCACCTGCGGGCGCAGACAGCCCCTCCATTGCCCACCTTAACCCCAGTAACTCCTATTAACATCACAAAAATAAGACACTAATTGTAGGGTGGGCAATGCCCACCTTAACCTCAGTAACTCCTATTAACATCACAAAATTATGACCCCAGAAGAAAGATTAACTCAAGCTGAAAAATTATTAGAAACTGCTGCTAGATACATCGATCGTCATGAGCAAATGTTCGAGCAAAGTGCAGCCGAAATGAGTCAATTAAGGACATCATTCAATGAAGTTTTGCAGTTATTTTCAGAGTTAGCAACTTATCAACGGCAACAACAAGAGGAACTGCGTCAACATCGAGAACAATTTCGTCAACAACAAGAGGACATTAGACGAATTTGGGAATATCTCTTAAGACAAAGTGGAAACGGAAGTTCAGAAAATTAAACAGGAATTTTATTATGGTTACTTTACAATTTAAACAAATTAGTATTCCTCCCGGTCAGCGAGTGCTATTACAAAATATTAGTTGGGGAGAATTTGAGGGGATATTGTCCGAATTAGGAGAACATCGAGCCATTAGACTAAGTTATTATCAAGGAATATTAGAACTGAGAATGCCTTTACCCGAACATGAAGTTAATAAAGAAATTATTGGTGATATGGTCAAAATTTTATTAGAAGAGTTAGAAATCGATCGAGAGTGTTTTGGTTCGACGACATTTAAACGAGAAGATATGCCGGCAGGAATTGAACCTGATAATTGTTTTTATATTAAAAATTATCGAGTAATGATAGGAAAAAAAAGAATAGATTTAAGGGTTGATCCTCCCCCAGATTTAGCGATAGAAGTTGATTTGATCTCAAAAACTCAATTAGCAGCTTATGAAGCTTTGGGCGTATCAGAGTTATGGCGCTATGAAAATGAACAGTTACACATTAATGTTTTACAAGAGGGGAAATATATTGAGTCTTCCATGAGTTCTATTTTTCCCAATATTCCGGTTAGAGAAGGAATTTCTCAATTTTTAAAAGCAAGTAGTATAGAAGGAACTAGCGCAGCTTTGCGAGGGTTTCGTAAGTGGGTCACAGAGATGATAAACTAAGTAAATTATACCGTTTTTAGCTCAAAAAAATTTTAATTTAACACCCCTTTTAAGTAAATTTTTCTAGTGACCAATTATGCAACTTCTTGAAAAGAACTCGACCCTATCCCAAACCCTCAAACAAAGACGAGAAAAACTCGCTCAATTAATAGAAACTCCGGCAATTTTCTGGTCAGGAATAGCGCCATCTCGGAATTTTCCCGCTAACCGTTATTCCTTTCGCGCTAATAGTCATTTTCTCTATTTCGCCGGACTTCCGTTAGAAAATGCAGCTATTCGCCTTGAAAAGGGAAAATTAGACTTATTTATGGATGATTCTTCCCCAGATAGTGCCCTATGGCATGGCGAATTACCAAAACGCGATGAAATTGCCGCCTTTATGGGAGCAGATAGAGCCTATCCTTTATCAGAATTACCCGCTTATACCGCCCATGCTGCGACCATTGCAGTAGGAGACAGTAAAACCTATCAACAGCAATGTCAATTACTCAATCGTATCATTTCCCCGGCTAATGCTCCTCAAGGGATAGATTTAGACTTAGCTAAAGCCGTCATTACCCTTAGATTAACCCACGATCGCACCGCTTTATCCGAATTACGCCAAGCCGCCTCCGTATCCGTAAAAGCACACATCGCCGGTATGCAAGCAACCCTTAAAGCAAAAACAGAAGCCGAAATTAGAGGCGCGATGGAAGGGGTAATCTTGTCTCATAATATGCAATGCGCCTATAACAGTATTGTTACCGTTCATGGGGAAGTGTTGCATAATGAACACTATGGTCATGATTTACACCCCAATGACTTATTATTAGCCGATGTAGGGGCGGAAACTGAGAACGGATGGGCATCGGATATTACCCGCACCTGGCCAGTCAAGGGGAAATTTTCCTCAACTCAACGGGATATTTATGATTTGGTGTTGGCGGCTCATGATGCTTGTATCGAAAAAATACGACCAGGGGTAGAATATCAAGAGATTCATTTATTAGCCTGTTTTATTATCGCGCAAGGATTGATTGAATTAGGCATTTTAAAAGGAGATCCTACAAATTTAGTCGAAATGGATGCTCATGCTTTGTTTTTTCCTCACGGAATTGGACATTTATTAGGATTAGATGTTCATGATATGGAAGATTTGGGAGATTTAGCCGGGTATGAAAGGGGTAGAACCAGAAGCGATCGCTTTGGGTTAGGATATTTACGGTTAAATCGTCCTTTACACTCGGGAATGTTAGTAACAATTGAACCCGGATTTTATCAAGTTCCGGCTATATTAAATCATCGAGAATTGCGGGCTAAATATGAAAAAGTAGTCAATTGGAGTCGTTTATCAGAATTTGCCGATGTTAGAGGAATTCGCATCGAGGATGATGTATTCGTGACTGAATTTGGGGCAGAGGTGTTAACCGCTTCCTTACCTAATAAGGCCCAGGACATCGAAAACCTTGTCAGTCAGCCTAGAGATTGAACAGAAGTCGGTTCAATAATTTAGTACAATATGATTTGTGCATCAGTGACTAAAAAGTCAAGACCAGTTTAATCGTTTAATCTTCTTTCGATAGTTAAGAAAGTCTTGATTTTTTCTGAAAGATAAAGATTTAATCAGTTAATAGTCAGTAGAATCTTCTAGTCAATCGTATTACCCTAATTATGAGTGAATTTTACGAGTCTCTGCTTAAACATAATTACGCCTACGTTGCTATTGGCGAATTTAAACCGGGTTGTTTTGGAGAAGCGCAACGCCTTTATGAAAAAGCGGTTTCTACCTTTAGCAAGGGGTTTAAAGGGGCATTTCTCCTACAAAAACCCGGCACAGATCAAGGTATTGCTGTGATTATTTGGGACAAAATAGAAGATATGGAGGCTCATAAAACCGAAGCTTATGATGCCATTATGAATCAAATGAATCCTTTATTTGCTAGTCCTCCGCAAATTGATTTTTATGAAGTCTGTAGCGAAATTTCTGGGGATGAAAAAGCCTAAAAAAAACAATAATTGATAATTACCTTTTCCTTCATCAAAAGGATTAAAACCCAGGAAAAAATTTTTGCTTTTTTTCCTACTTGAAGAGGTATTAAACCAGATTAATTATCAATTATCCATTATCGATTGATAATGCCCCTAGGGGCGGACGTTTGTTCGCCCACCTAATCCCCATAAAAACCCTTCTAAAATAAAGATAAACCAGAGCTAGAGAAGTTAACAAAGTATGAGTCTGCAACTGTTAGTCCGAACTCTCAACGGTTATACCGTGAGTTTATGTCAATTTTTAGCTTTAATTGTGATTGTCAGTGGAGTCATCAAAGCGATTATTATTTATGGGAGAAATATTTTCTCGACTCCCCAGTCGAAAGTTTTTCAAGCCAGTCGTTTATCAATGGGGTATTCATTTTCGTTAGGATTAAGTTTTTTAATCGGGGCTTCAATTCTCAAAAGTACCATTGCACCCACTTGGAATGATATTGGTCAATTAGCTGCTATTATCTCTTTACGAACTGTGTTAAATTATCTGCTGTTACAAGCGATTAAAGGCGATACTGAAAGTCATTCTTCCCCTGAATTTACAGATAATAATGCGACTCAAAAAGATAAATTAATTCCTCAACAAGTTGATTAATTAAAGAGGAGACAACAGAGATTTTTTGTCCCCTCAGTAATTGATATTAAAATTATCGATAATATTGTTTTTCTTTGGCGATCAATCTGGCGGTTATCACACCTCCTATAAATCCAAATAAATGGCCTTGCCAAGAAATTCCCGGAGCAGAAGGTAAAACACCCCAAACTAACCCTCCGTAAAGTAACCCGACAATCACTGAAATAATAATAGAGGCTAAATTTCTCTGAAAATACCCTCTGGCTAATAAAAAACCAAGATAGCCGAAAATTAGAATACTTGAACCAATATGAATCGATCCAGGGGTTG belongs to Gloeothece citriformis PCC 7424 and includes:
- a CDS encoding aminopeptidase P family protein; amino-acid sequence: MQLLEKNSTLSQTLKQRREKLAQLIETPAIFWSGIAPSRNFPANRYSFRANSHFLYFAGLPLENAAIRLEKGKLDLFMDDSSPDSALWHGELPKRDEIAAFMGADRAYPLSELPAYTAHAATIAVGDSKTYQQQCQLLNRIISPANAPQGIDLDLAKAVITLRLTHDRTALSELRQAASVSVKAHIAGMQATLKAKTEAEIRGAMEGVILSHNMQCAYNSIVTVHGEVLHNEHYGHDLHPNDLLLADVGAETENGWASDITRTWPVKGKFSSTQRDIYDLVLAAHDACIEKIRPGVEYQEIHLLACFIIAQGLIELGILKGDPTNLVEMDAHALFFPHGIGHLLGLDVHDMEDLGDLAGYERGRTRSDRFGLGYLRLNRPLHSGMLVTIEPGFYQVPAILNHRELRAKYEKVVNWSRLSEFADVRGIRIEDDVFVTEFGAEVLTASLPNKAQDIENLVSQPRD
- a CDS encoding DUF1622 domain-containing protein, which produces MSLQLLVRTLNGYTVSLCQFLALIVIVSGVIKAIIIYGRNIFSTPQSKVFQASRLSMGYSFSLGLSFLIGASILKSTIAPTWNDIGQLAAIISLRTVLNYLLLQAIKGDTESHSSPEFTDNNATQKDKLIPQQVD
- a CDS encoding Uma2 family endonuclease; amino-acid sequence: MVTLQFKQISIPPGQRVLLQNISWGEFEGILSELGEHRAIRLSYYQGILELRMPLPEHEVNKEIIGDMVKILLEELEIDRECFGSTTFKREDMPAGIEPDNCFYIKNYRVMIGKKRIDLRVDPPPDLAIEVDLISKTQLAAYEALGVSELWRYENEQLHINVLQEGKYIESSMSSIFPNIPVREGISQFLKASSIEGTSAALRGFRKWVTEMIN
- the cobT gene encoding nicotinate mononucleotide-dependent phosphoribosyltransferase CobT codes for the protein MISIYTQPTLAQAWLQKYQGSCPIFALILGYTQTGLIPGISAAGATPQDRQYTAIADAEFLVKGCVKTPQYPLPPLNVGVSPVYISRAVIEAFNIPIYLFNAGLPDPPSVPFIDLEGIPAHCLSSGQALPLDKVYHLYTQGVKWGEKLALIAPKSYLMIGECVVGGTTTALAVLRGLGVDAAGKVNSSHPQCNHAQKWSVVQLGLQKLGTLSDIDPFRLVAAVGDPMQIVAAGMAIAASRTIGVMLAGGTQMLAVYALIKSIISHFQERANLSQLVVGTTRWVAEDKSGDTIGLAQLIPNVPLLATQLNLNQSRYPQLQVYEQGYVKEGVGAGGCAIASYLYQGWTQQQLLNAIESLIAQSVEIKIEHNS